DNA sequence from the Teretinema zuelzerae genome:
AGAAACGCCCCGGCTCGCGTACCGGTTGAAATTGTCCCAGGTGCCCGTCGTTCCCCTGCGCAGGGTTCCGCCCTTGGGAGCGCCGGGATTCGCGTAATCGAAATGCTCGAAACCGTCGGCGTACTTCGGAACCCCCTGAACTGCGACTGAACGCGCGACCGTTACGTCCGAGCCCCACAACAACGCGGAACCCAGAAACACAGCCGCGGCGGCGGTGAGTCTTTTCATTGCCCCTCCCAACGAATCTTTTGTATGTCAAGGAATTGTAGCAAAGAAGAGGCAGAACGCGCAACGATAAACGAACGTCCTCGCGCGGAGCCCCCGCGTTCGAAAGAAAAAACAGGGTCGTTTTCTTTTTTTCAATGTTAGACTTGACATACATTTAAACCTGATATATATTCAATTCAAGAGAGTTGAAAACAGACATGCTGTTACCCCCAATTACAGCATATCGTCCTTATCCGTAGCCATGGGTAACCGTTTTAACCCCCGCTGTCGTCGTCGATGGAGCGGGGGTTTTTTATTGCACGGAGCTACCCCTTGCCGAGAGCGGCCAACACATCCTTCACCCGGTACGTCTGCGAAGGATAGAGGTCCGCGGGCACGTTTTCGCTTCCCGCCGCGACCTTCACCTGATGCCGGGCGCAGCCTGAGCTGTCCCCCTGGCAATACTGCTTTTTCATCATGCCCGCGGTAGCCGGTTTATCGGCCATCTTGTCGTTGAAAAACGGGCACTTGGGCAAACACTCTCAATCCGCCATACACGCCTCCTCATTTTTGTACGTTGAGATATTGCTCTCATAAAGAGAAGTATAGGCCTTCGCCGAAAACATGCGAGCTTTTTTTTCAGGGCAGATGATTGCAATAACGCAATTCATACATTGCACATTTGCTAGACCATCATGCTGAAAACAATTCCGCAGCATAAAAACACTCGATGCCACCCGTACATACGGCACATTCGGCGACTGTTACAGATGGCACGGAAATTGCATCAAATAAGGTAGATTAACTTGAAGGAGGCATGATATGCCGGGAAGAAATGGAACAGGACCCCAGGGACAGGGGCCGATGACGGGACGGGGCGCGGGATTCTGCGCAGGAAAAGGCACGGGGTCCGGCAGGCAGTTCGAATACGGATGCGGAGCTGGATTCGGCAACGGATTCGGAGAGGGCTGCGGGGCGGGCTTCGGCAACGGCGCGTTTTTTCCCGCGACGCCGGCTGACGAAAAAAGCGTTCTTGCTGCGCGCAAGGAATTTCTCCAAAGAGAACTCGGCGCTCTCGACGCACGACTCTCGGAACTGGACACAACGCCGGACAGCGAATAAACTGCAGCAAACCTGAAAATAAGAAACGGATACTCGGTCGGAGACTGGGTAGTCGCCTCTCGGGGCGGGCAAGCGAATACACTGACTGGAAAGGACGCCGCCGTATGATCGAACGAACGCCGCAGGACGAAGAACGACAAAAAGCGCAACCGGCAGAAACCGGCGAGAGCGCGGTAGTCAAGGCAGAGCCGAAGGAAGAGCAGCCCAACAATCCGCTCCACGGCATAACGCTGGAAAAAATAGTCACCAGGCTGGTCGACGAACTGGGCTGGATCGAAATGAATCGGAGAATCAAAATAAATTGTTTTTATAGCCATCCCAGCGTCAAATCGAGCTTGAAGTTTTTGCGCCAGACCGAATGGGCGCGAACGCAGGTGGAAAACCTCTACCTGGAAGTAATGTACAGCAAGCGGATGAAGGAAAAAAACGCCCCGGACAAGCCGGGGCGCTGAGAATCACGCGAACTCGACGCTGAGCGTATGCGATCCCGGAGAAAGGGGGAGCGCGATTACGTTGCCTTCGAGAGCCCGGCCGTCGAACGAGACGGAGAGAGGCGAATCCTTCGCGCGACGGAAACCGGCCGGCTTCGAGTAGCGGATATCGAGCACGGCATCTCCCATCGTCAATTTCAATTCAGCCCTATTTTCATCTGCCCGCAGAACGGGGTCCATGACCAAGCCCTTGCCGGAAAGCTCGATGCCGTAGGCCTTGAGCAGGGCCAGAATGAACCAGGTCGAGGTACCGCTCAGCAGGGGACCGATGTTTTCGCCGGTCTCGCTGTTGTTGTACTGGGTGCAAAACCGCGGATTTCCCGCCAGCACGAAGGGATCGGCCATGGAGCGGCCGGGATAGACGAGGTCGATCATGGTCCAGGCTTCCTCGGCCAGATTCCGCGCGAGCTCCGCGTCGGACACGCTTTTAGCCGCGTCCAGCATCGCGGAAACGGCCATCATGCTTGCGTGCTTGAACACCGCCCCGTTTTCGCGGTCGCCGGGGAAATACTCGGCGCTCGCCGCGTCCGGCACGACCCGGCTCAGATCGTTCGGAGAAACGAGCTTGAGTCCGTGCGGGGTTTTCAGTTTTGTGCGGACAACCTCGAGCATCGAGGCGATCTGTTTTTCGTCGGCAACACCTGAAAGAATGGACCAGGAAAAGCTGTTGAGGAAGAAGGTTCCGCCGCTGCCGTCGGTGTCGAGCCCGTCTCCGTCCGCTCCTGCGTACGCGAAGCCCGGATACTGGTTAAAGAGAAGGCGCGCGTAGGCGTTTCCCT
Encoded proteins:
- a CDS encoding DUF5320 domain-containing protein; translation: MPGRNGTGPQGQGPMTGRGAGFCAGKGTGSGRQFEYGCGAGFGNGFGEGCGAGFGNGAFFPATPADEKSVLAARKEFLQRELGALDARLSELDTTPDSE
- a CDS encoding VF530 family protein, encoding MIERTPQDEERQKAQPAETGESAVVKAEPKEEQPNNPLHGITLEKIVTRLVDELGWIEMNRRIKINCFYSHPSVKSSLKFLRQTEWARTQVENLYLEVMYSKRMKEKNAPDKPGR